The proteins below are encoded in one region of Misgurnus anguillicaudatus chromosome 24, ASM2758022v2, whole genome shotgun sequence:
- the LOC129438329 gene encoding rho guanine nucleotide exchange factor 28 isoform X2: MKLSRREVPVYGQAKVFALISSVKEEQIFVVLEGSTLLHVLQTRVHSMLYFIAPGHNQSETVCVRAYTYTNGEVTCVGMTYLTYVEDDAQELAEYLVTHSNCLSTTEHRDLIGQYGLNDSTARIKMDERVTLALANLHTPHNLLGQSSQESLLHVCVRLGFLNVSEFLLCQPGALMAICSTNEDGDTPLQLAKQSNQHALIKLFQHPPNPLATPLAGVSQVWVGRSHLLRFSHAFGMLCLSVCVSEDTVKTLQSSILLFRGCLRDSALLNKIKGLNGKTERRPERNTTVSFTGASSYSLPHNVWINSLSLDEEEELLSSDDSDEPTTCSDSTSSSPIGSSVTITTSINTLQSADDQSSSDSETDSESDASDPDSPTPDRSPAYSPKDEPFTSNDEETFEEKERMQCSKSEEEEEEEEERGKCIPPTKSETDKYKVRRTLSFLRSRMVNTKIKRKVSAVGSGLHQLCSPQQSVNAACEMCERDDNDKLQQCIYCFMIVHKTCSDSSPLCLKNAASLKTTDLSVLQYSSSHSSPSLFLANDNIMTRRRKRSNSEGCGHDVTLRKSLSLIDYSSGRSAIPNSHISFDYTAESWSAAVDVEFSMTLDKEVIKRQEIIYELMQTEFHHVQTLSVMADVLRRGLSEEVQLEQDVIGQIFPRLDELMAHHRNFLLAMKTRQWASVQPGRQRNYIIQRIGDILLQQFTAQHGSQMIELYSDFCSQHPEALKIYKQLLQSNRKLQLFLRQQSTNSVIKRREIPEFLLLVTQRITKYPVLLERLLQHTEDGSADRYDIAVALEALRGVIDEVERRVGEHERSKKLQDIISRLDSKSCTRMKNGELFTKQDLQKMQHSLTHLSSLACRTTSGRLKDVIGLLLTDVLAFLQEKEQKFVFAALEQKPSVMPLQRLIVREIANQERGLFLISSECSAGPEMYEIHTQTREERNTWMALLRQAAESLHDDQIKKTEIKVKKVQKLQDALFSLDLQLCSVIEEKLRICRGTSRWTLDTCHLLVQPHPENSPQGIALLSDAQKEVVKLAITLLSWLFPFIWSSSNHDSYGQDKVIRNNPSIPIKASRCALVGAGVGPLAISTISPAHQTYVKVAESVQNLIHILYSLQAAIIIQDSCFEVQKLLLLEGDALPTSPISDHEVKKSLDEGGAVIETLGVRQKELERREREHTELTDRLLKEQERFEEESKEFEEMLKQLRKEEKMVEEERRRLGEEGKRLTKDRKRLEMQLRLIQHDSNSRQRNRKFVTSLEK, from the exons atgAAGCTCAGCAGAAGAGAGGTTCCTGTTTAC gGCCAAGCAAAAGTTTTTGCTCTGATCTCCTCCGTTAAAGAGGAACAGATATTTGTGGTTCTAGAAGGATCCACTTTACTACATGTTTTACAAACTAGAGTTCACTCCATGCTGTACTTCATCGCCCcag GTCATAACCAATCAGAGACGGTGTGTGTCCGAGCATATACATATACTAATGGTGAGGTAACGTGTGTGGGCATGACTTATCTAACATACGTTGAGGACGATGCCCAGGAGTTGGCCGAATACCTGGTAACCCATAGCAACTGCCTCAGCACCACTGAACACAGAGATTTAATTGGTCAATacggtttgaatgacagcactGCCCGGATAAAGATGGATGAAAGAGTTACTCTCGCGCTAGCCAATCTACACACCCCGCATAACCTCCTCGGCCAATCTTCACAAG aATCTCTATTGCATGTGTGTGTACGGCTGGGTTTCTTGAACGTCTCCGAGTTTCTTCTCTGTCAGCCTGGTGCCCTGATGGCTATCTGTTCGACCAATGAGGATGGAGACACACCCCTACAGCTGGCCAAACAGTCCAATCAGCACGCTCTAATTAAACTTTTCCAGCA ccctccaaatccactagccACACCCCTGGCCGGTGTATCTCAGGTGTGGGTGGGGAGATCCCACCTCCTCAGGTTTAGCCACGCCTTTGGGATGCTatgtctttctgtgtgtgtatCGGAGGACACGGTCAAAACCCTACAGTCATCCATATTGCTCTTTCGAGGGTGTTTAAGAGACTCTGCACTTCTTAACAAG ATCAAAGGACTGAATGGGAAAACAGAGCGAAGACCTGAAAGAAACACAACGGTTTCATTTACAG GAGCATCATCATACTCTCTGCCTCACAAT GTGTGGATTAACAGTTTGTCTCTGGACGAAGAAGAGGAACTTTTATCTTCTGATGACTCAG ATGAACCCACAACTTGTTCCGATTCAACAAGCAGTTCCCCCATTGGCTCCAGCGTTACCATAACAACCAGCATTAACACCCTGCAGTCTGCAGATGATCAG AGTTCTTCAGATTCAGAAACAGATTCAGAGTCCGATGCATCTGATCCAGACTCACCAACTCCTGACAGATCACCAGCCTACAGCCCTAAAGACG aGCCATTTACCTCGAATGATGAAGAAACATTCGAAGAAAAGGAACG AATGCAGTGCAGTAAGTCagaggaggaagaagaggaggaggaggagagagGTAAATGTATCCCTCCGACCAAGAGCGAGACAGACAAATATAAAGTGAGACGAACCCTTAGCTTTCTCAGAAGCCGTATGGTCAACACCAAAATAAAACGCAAG GTCAGTGCTGTTGGTTCAGGTCTGCATCAGCTTTGTTCACCACAGCAGTCTGTTAATGCAGCATGTGAAATGTGTGAGCGAGATGACAATGACAAACTCCAGCAGTGCATAT ATTGCTTCATGATTGTGCATAAGACCTGCAGTGATTCTTCCCCATTGTGTTTAAAG AATGCTGCATCACTGAAAACCACGGACTTGTCAGTGCTACAGT ACTCATCCAGTCACAGTTCTCCATCTCTGTTCCTGGCCAATGACAACATCATGACACGCAG AAGGAAGCGGAGTAACAGTGAGGGGTGTGGCCATGATGTAACTTTACGGAAAAGTTTGTCTTTGATTGATTATTCCTCTGGAAGAAGCGCCATCCCCA ATTCTCACATATCATTTGACTACACTGCTGAGTCTTGGAGTGCTGCGGTGGATGTTGAATTCAGTATGACACTGGACAAAGAGGTGATCAAGAGACAGGAAATCATCTATG AACTGATGCAGACCGAGTTTCACCACGTCCAGACTCTGTCTGTCATGGCTGATGTTTTAAGGCGGGGTTTATCAGAAGAAGTGCAGCTGGAACAGGACGTGATTGGCCAGATATTCCCCCGACTTGATGAGCTCATGGCTCATCATAGAAACTTTCTTCTTGCTATGAAGACAAGACAGTGGGCTTCCGTTCAGCCAGGAAGACAAAGGAATTACATTATCCAACGCATCGGAGACATTCTGCTGCAGCAG ttcaCAGCTCAACATGGCTCTCAGATGATAGAGTTGTATAGTGATTTCTGCAGTCAGCATCCAGAAGCACTAAAGATTTATAAACAACTGCTTCAGAGTAACAGGAAACTTCAGTTGTTCCTCAGA CAGCAGAGTACAAACTCTGTCATCAAACGACGTGAAATCCCGGAATTCCTATTGCTGGTCACACAGAGGATCACAAAGTACCCCGTTCTGCTGGAGAGATTACTTCAACACACAGAGG ATGGCAGCGCTGACAGGTACGATATTGCAGTGGCACTAGAGGCCCTGCGTGGGGTGATAGATGAGGTGGAGCGGCGTGTCGGTGAGCACGAGCGTTCCAAAAAACTACAGGACATCATCAGTCGCCTAGACAGTAAGAGCTGCACTCGTATGAAGAACGGAGAGCTCTTCACCAAACAAGACCTGCAGAAAATGCAACACAGTCTCACGCATTTATCATCGCTTGCATGCAGGACGACCTCTGGCAGACTGAAAG ATGTTATTGGCCTGCTCCTCACTGATGTTCTGGCTTTCCTTCAGGAGAAAGAACAGAAGTTTGTCTTTGCCGCATTG GAGCAGAAACCCTCTGTGATGCCGTTACAGAGGCTGATAGTGCGAGAGATAGCCAATCAGGAGAGAGGATTGTTTTTGATCAGTAGTGAGTGCTCTGCAGGGCCAGAGATGTACGAGATACACACCCAGACCCGTGAGGAGCGAAACACCTGGATGGCTCTGCTGAGACAGGCGGCTGAGAG CCTTCATGATGATCAAATCAAGAAGACTGAGATCAAGGTCAAGAAAGTACAGAAATTACAAG acGCTCTGTTCTCTCTGGATCTGCAGCTGTGTTCTGTTATTGAGGAGAAGTTGAGGATCTGTAGAGGAACCAGTAGATGGACTTTGGATACCTGTCATCTGCTTGTTCAGCCCCACCCAGAAAACAGCCCTCAGGGTATCGCACTGCTGTCTGATGCACAAAAAGAGG TGGTAAAGCTGGCCATTACTTTATTGTCTTGGCTTTTCCCCTTCATCTGGTCATCAAGTAACCACGACAGCTATGGCCAGGACAAAGTGATCA GAAACAACCCAAGTATCCCTATTAAGGCCAGCAGATGTGCTCTGGTAGGAGCAGGGGTGGGACCTCTTGCAATATCTACAATAAGCCCCGCCCACCAGACTTATGTAAAG GTAGCAGAGAGTGTTCAAAACTTAATCCACATACTGTATAGTCTGCAG GCTGCTATAATAATTCAAGACAGCTGCTTTGAAGTTCAAAAACTTCTCCTTTTGGAGGGAGACGCTCTACCTACAAGTCCCATTAGTGATCATGAGGTTAAAAAG AGTTTGGATGAAGGTGGTGCAGTCATTGAAACCCTGGGCGTGCGACAGAAAGAACTGGAGcggcgagagagagagcacactGAACTCACGGACAGACTATTGAAAGAGCAAGAGCGGTTCGAGGAGGAGTCTAAGGAGTTTGAGGAGATGCTCAAGCAACTGAGAAAGGAGGAGAAGATGGTGGAGGAGGAGAGGAGAAGATTAGGGGAAGAGGGGAAGAGACTGACGAAAGACAGAAAGCGTCTGGAGATGCAGCTGAGACTCATTCAACACGACTCAAATAGTCGGCAGAGAAATCGGAAGTTTGTTACGTCCCTGGAGAAATGA
- the LOC129438329 gene encoding rho guanine nucleotide exchange factor 28 isoform X1, protein MKLSRREVPVYGQAKVFALISSVKEEQIFVVLEGSTLLHVLQTRVHSMLYFIAPGHNQSETVCVRAYTYTNGEVTCVGMTYLTYVEDDAQELAEYLVTHSNCLSTTEHRDLIGQYGLNDSTARIKMDERVTLALANLHTPHNLLGQSSQESLLHVCVRLGFLNVSEFLLCQPGALMAICSTNEDGDTPLQLAKQSNQHALIKLFQHPPNPLATPLAGVSQVWVGRSHLLRFSHAFGMLCLSVCVSEDTVKTLQSSILLFRGCLRDSALLNKIKGLNGKTERRPERNTTVSFTEGASSYSLPHNVWINSLSLDEEEELLSSDDSDEPTTCSDSTSSSPIGSSVTITTSINTLQSADDQSSSDSETDSESDASDPDSPTPDRSPAYSPKDEPFTSNDEETFEEKERMQCSKSEEEEEEEEERGKCIPPTKSETDKYKVRRTLSFLRSRMVNTKIKRKVSAVGSGLHQLCSPQQSVNAACEMCERDDNDKLQQCIYCFMIVHKTCSDSSPLCLKNAASLKTTDLSVLQYSSSHSSPSLFLANDNIMTRRRKRSNSEGCGHDVTLRKSLSLIDYSSGRSAIPNSHISFDYTAESWSAAVDVEFSMTLDKEVIKRQEIIYELMQTEFHHVQTLSVMADVLRRGLSEEVQLEQDVIGQIFPRLDELMAHHRNFLLAMKTRQWASVQPGRQRNYIIQRIGDILLQQFTAQHGSQMIELYSDFCSQHPEALKIYKQLLQSNRKLQLFLRQQSTNSVIKRREIPEFLLLVTQRITKYPVLLERLLQHTEDGSADRYDIAVALEALRGVIDEVERRVGEHERSKKLQDIISRLDSKSCTRMKNGELFTKQDLQKMQHSLTHLSSLACRTTSGRLKDVIGLLLTDVLAFLQEKEQKFVFAALEQKPSVMPLQRLIVREIANQERGLFLISSECSAGPEMYEIHTQTREERNTWMALLRQAAESLHDDQIKKTEIKVKKVQKLQDALFSLDLQLCSVIEEKLRICRGTSRWTLDTCHLLVQPHPENSPQGIALLSDAQKEVVKLAITLLSWLFPFIWSSSNHDSYGQDKVIRNNPSIPIKASRCALVGAGVGPLAISTISPAHQTYVKVAESVQNLIHILYSLQAAIIIQDSCFEVQKLLLLEGDALPTSPISDHEVKKSLDEGGAVIETLGVRQKELERREREHTELTDRLLKEQERFEEESKEFEEMLKQLRKEEKMVEEERRRLGEEGKRLTKDRKRLEMQLRLIQHDSNSRQRNRKFVTSLEK, encoded by the exons atgAAGCTCAGCAGAAGAGAGGTTCCTGTTTAC gGCCAAGCAAAAGTTTTTGCTCTGATCTCCTCCGTTAAAGAGGAACAGATATTTGTGGTTCTAGAAGGATCCACTTTACTACATGTTTTACAAACTAGAGTTCACTCCATGCTGTACTTCATCGCCCcag GTCATAACCAATCAGAGACGGTGTGTGTCCGAGCATATACATATACTAATGGTGAGGTAACGTGTGTGGGCATGACTTATCTAACATACGTTGAGGACGATGCCCAGGAGTTGGCCGAATACCTGGTAACCCATAGCAACTGCCTCAGCACCACTGAACACAGAGATTTAATTGGTCAATacggtttgaatgacagcactGCCCGGATAAAGATGGATGAAAGAGTTACTCTCGCGCTAGCCAATCTACACACCCCGCATAACCTCCTCGGCCAATCTTCACAAG aATCTCTATTGCATGTGTGTGTACGGCTGGGTTTCTTGAACGTCTCCGAGTTTCTTCTCTGTCAGCCTGGTGCCCTGATGGCTATCTGTTCGACCAATGAGGATGGAGACACACCCCTACAGCTGGCCAAACAGTCCAATCAGCACGCTCTAATTAAACTTTTCCAGCA ccctccaaatccactagccACACCCCTGGCCGGTGTATCTCAGGTGTGGGTGGGGAGATCCCACCTCCTCAGGTTTAGCCACGCCTTTGGGATGCTatgtctttctgtgtgtgtatCGGAGGACACGGTCAAAACCCTACAGTCATCCATATTGCTCTTTCGAGGGTGTTTAAGAGACTCTGCACTTCTTAACAAG ATCAAAGGACTGAATGGGAAAACAGAGCGAAGACCTGAAAGAAACACAACGGTTTCATTTACAG AAGGAGCATCATCATACTCTCTGCCTCACAAT GTGTGGATTAACAGTTTGTCTCTGGACGAAGAAGAGGAACTTTTATCTTCTGATGACTCAG ATGAACCCACAACTTGTTCCGATTCAACAAGCAGTTCCCCCATTGGCTCCAGCGTTACCATAACAACCAGCATTAACACCCTGCAGTCTGCAGATGATCAG AGTTCTTCAGATTCAGAAACAGATTCAGAGTCCGATGCATCTGATCCAGACTCACCAACTCCTGACAGATCACCAGCCTACAGCCCTAAAGACG aGCCATTTACCTCGAATGATGAAGAAACATTCGAAGAAAAGGAACG AATGCAGTGCAGTAAGTCagaggaggaagaagaggaggaggaggagagagGTAAATGTATCCCTCCGACCAAGAGCGAGACAGACAAATATAAAGTGAGACGAACCCTTAGCTTTCTCAGAAGCCGTATGGTCAACACCAAAATAAAACGCAAG GTCAGTGCTGTTGGTTCAGGTCTGCATCAGCTTTGTTCACCACAGCAGTCTGTTAATGCAGCATGTGAAATGTGTGAGCGAGATGACAATGACAAACTCCAGCAGTGCATAT ATTGCTTCATGATTGTGCATAAGACCTGCAGTGATTCTTCCCCATTGTGTTTAAAG AATGCTGCATCACTGAAAACCACGGACTTGTCAGTGCTACAGT ACTCATCCAGTCACAGTTCTCCATCTCTGTTCCTGGCCAATGACAACATCATGACACGCAG AAGGAAGCGGAGTAACAGTGAGGGGTGTGGCCATGATGTAACTTTACGGAAAAGTTTGTCTTTGATTGATTATTCCTCTGGAAGAAGCGCCATCCCCA ATTCTCACATATCATTTGACTACACTGCTGAGTCTTGGAGTGCTGCGGTGGATGTTGAATTCAGTATGACACTGGACAAAGAGGTGATCAAGAGACAGGAAATCATCTATG AACTGATGCAGACCGAGTTTCACCACGTCCAGACTCTGTCTGTCATGGCTGATGTTTTAAGGCGGGGTTTATCAGAAGAAGTGCAGCTGGAACAGGACGTGATTGGCCAGATATTCCCCCGACTTGATGAGCTCATGGCTCATCATAGAAACTTTCTTCTTGCTATGAAGACAAGACAGTGGGCTTCCGTTCAGCCAGGAAGACAAAGGAATTACATTATCCAACGCATCGGAGACATTCTGCTGCAGCAG ttcaCAGCTCAACATGGCTCTCAGATGATAGAGTTGTATAGTGATTTCTGCAGTCAGCATCCAGAAGCACTAAAGATTTATAAACAACTGCTTCAGAGTAACAGGAAACTTCAGTTGTTCCTCAGA CAGCAGAGTACAAACTCTGTCATCAAACGACGTGAAATCCCGGAATTCCTATTGCTGGTCACACAGAGGATCACAAAGTACCCCGTTCTGCTGGAGAGATTACTTCAACACACAGAGG ATGGCAGCGCTGACAGGTACGATATTGCAGTGGCACTAGAGGCCCTGCGTGGGGTGATAGATGAGGTGGAGCGGCGTGTCGGTGAGCACGAGCGTTCCAAAAAACTACAGGACATCATCAGTCGCCTAGACAGTAAGAGCTGCACTCGTATGAAGAACGGAGAGCTCTTCACCAAACAAGACCTGCAGAAAATGCAACACAGTCTCACGCATTTATCATCGCTTGCATGCAGGACGACCTCTGGCAGACTGAAAG ATGTTATTGGCCTGCTCCTCACTGATGTTCTGGCTTTCCTTCAGGAGAAAGAACAGAAGTTTGTCTTTGCCGCATTG GAGCAGAAACCCTCTGTGATGCCGTTACAGAGGCTGATAGTGCGAGAGATAGCCAATCAGGAGAGAGGATTGTTTTTGATCAGTAGTGAGTGCTCTGCAGGGCCAGAGATGTACGAGATACACACCCAGACCCGTGAGGAGCGAAACACCTGGATGGCTCTGCTGAGACAGGCGGCTGAGAG CCTTCATGATGATCAAATCAAGAAGACTGAGATCAAGGTCAAGAAAGTACAGAAATTACAAG acGCTCTGTTCTCTCTGGATCTGCAGCTGTGTTCTGTTATTGAGGAGAAGTTGAGGATCTGTAGAGGAACCAGTAGATGGACTTTGGATACCTGTCATCTGCTTGTTCAGCCCCACCCAGAAAACAGCCCTCAGGGTATCGCACTGCTGTCTGATGCACAAAAAGAGG TGGTAAAGCTGGCCATTACTTTATTGTCTTGGCTTTTCCCCTTCATCTGGTCATCAAGTAACCACGACAGCTATGGCCAGGACAAAGTGATCA GAAACAACCCAAGTATCCCTATTAAGGCCAGCAGATGTGCTCTGGTAGGAGCAGGGGTGGGACCTCTTGCAATATCTACAATAAGCCCCGCCCACCAGACTTATGTAAAG GTAGCAGAGAGTGTTCAAAACTTAATCCACATACTGTATAGTCTGCAG GCTGCTATAATAATTCAAGACAGCTGCTTTGAAGTTCAAAAACTTCTCCTTTTGGAGGGAGACGCTCTACCTACAAGTCCCATTAGTGATCATGAGGTTAAAAAG AGTTTGGATGAAGGTGGTGCAGTCATTGAAACCCTGGGCGTGCGACAGAAAGAACTGGAGcggcgagagagagagcacactGAACTCACGGACAGACTATTGAAAGAGCAAGAGCGGTTCGAGGAGGAGTCTAAGGAGTTTGAGGAGATGCTCAAGCAACTGAGAAAGGAGGAGAAGATGGTGGAGGAGGAGAGGAGAAGATTAGGGGAAGAGGGGAAGAGACTGACGAAAGACAGAAAGCGTCTGGAGATGCAGCTGAGACTCATTCAACACGACTCAAATAGTCGGCAGAGAAATCGGAAGTTTGTTACGTCCCTGGAGAAATGA